A stretch of DNA from Alphaproteobacteria bacterium:
CGCGATTGACAGGGATGAAGTTAACCTTCATCGCAACCCAGCCCCATACAGGTACCCAGAGCAATTCTCTTTTTAAGATAAAAGCAGGATCATCAAGATGATAATAAAGCTTCATTGTTTCCCAGGCTGATTGGTGCTTAGAGGCGATTAAATAAGGTTTGCGAGCCGGGAGATGATGCATGCCAACGATTTCATAATCCAGATTCAAAATATGTTTTTCAAAAAATCCGATTGAGGCAATATATCCTTTGATACAAGATATAAAGAGCGGACGTGGAAGAATCAAGGTCCAAACACCTAAGCCACAATAAAGCACGGAGAAAATAAAAAAAACAATGTTAAAAATTAAAGATCGCAGAAATAACATCTATCCCCCTTTTGGTATAGTATTTTGCAGCTGAAAAAAGAAATTTATTATACTCAGAAAAAATAAGGCGTCTTGTTCCATCTCTTTGCCACCAACGATCGAGCGGAACATTTGTTGCTTCAATGGCATAAGGTGTGATGACCAAATGTGGATTTTGCTTTTTGAATTCAAGCAGGCTTCTAGGCATATGATAGTTTGATGTGACGAGCAAGATAGAATGAATATTGTTTGCATCAAGCCATTTTGTGCTTTCTGTTGCATTGCCGATGGTGTCAGCTGCTATCTCATCAAGAACAATGCAGCATTCCTGGCGACCACGAAGGTTTTCATTAGTATCGATTCTTTGTTGTAAAGATTGAGGTTGCGTGACGCCACTAATAAAGAGCTTATCAGAAAAGCCTGCTTCAAATAGGGCAAGCGCCGTGTCGATACGATTTTGACCACCTGTCAGAACAACGAGTGCTTCAAACTTTTTATTTTCAAGAAAGCTTTCTTCTGTTGTTTTTTGAATGATAAGGCTAAAGACATAGAGCCCTATTGTCCATATCAGAACAACGATCAT
This window harbors:
- a CDS encoding YdcF family protein translates to MPFRLLNSLFTFTMIVVLIWTIGLYVFSLIIQKTTEESFLENKKFEALVVLTGGQNRIDTALALFEAGFSDKLFISGVTQPQSLQQRIDTNENLRGRQECCIVLDEIAADTIGNATESTKWLDANNIHSILLVTSNYHMPRSLLEFKKQNPHLVITPYAIEATNVPLDRWWQRDGTRRLIFSEYNKFLFSAAKYYTKRGIDVISAIFNF